The genomic region GAAGCCGGCGCAGCAACTGCAGCGCCCGCCCGACTTCGGGAACTTTCACCGCCACCGGACGTGCTTTCAGTTCCTCCAAATCGGTCATAAATTCCTGCACCGATTCGGTTTCGGGATCGAAATGCTCTTGGACCCACCTCTTGGCCCCTTCCAGGCTGCTTCGGAAAAGCTCGGATTCCCCCCGCACCGCGGCCAAGCGCGCGGTTTCCAGCTTCAGAATCAAGGCATGGCGGATCGCTTCCACTTCCTCCGGGGTCAAGATCGCCTCCACCGACTGGTCGGTCTCGCGGCGGCGGATGGTGAGCACTTCCTGCCATTTCTCGAGCAAACCGCCTTCCTCGCCGTCGCCTTCCTGCTTGGGAGCGACTTTCCCCATGTGGGGCAGGCGGAGAGACAAGGCTGAAATTCGGTCTTCCAGGGCCATGATCTGTGCCGAGACACCCACGACATCCGGCGTTTGGACCTTTTTCAACGCGCCGATCTCGCGGGCAAGCGCCTCGCGCACCCGATACAAGGCGGGATCGTCGGCAAGCCGCAGCAACTCGTCGGCGGCCTGCATCGCCTTCAGCGCCGATTCCACATCCCCCACCAGGCGAAGTTTCTGGCTGGCGACGTTGAGCAGGTATTCGGCATCGGCGATCATCACATCGCTGCGCGTCTGGCCGATCTGGCGCTGGAGGGCGCCGATATGGGACTGCAGCTTGGCGTGGCTCATCTCCAATTGCTTTTCCAGGGCGGCCAAATTTTTATCGAACGCCTCGGCCTGATCGTCCAGCATATTCTGCCAGCGTTGCCGCTGAGTCGATTCCTTGCCTTCCAGCTGGGTCACCTGGGAATGGAGCGTCGCCACCTCCTTTTGCAGGGCGGTTATCTGCTGGGTCAGATTGAGCACCCTTTCGGTTTCCTTGCCCACTTCGCCGCCCAATCCCTTCTGCTCGGTCCGCAGCATCTGGAAGACGTAGTAGCCCGCGCCCCCCAAGCTCGCCAGCAGAATCAGCAGAACCACCGCAATCCAGATACCGAGACGCGACAGGCCCTCGTCCTCAAACTCGTCTTCGTGGTGCAAATCCGCCATG from Methylohalobius crimeensis 10Ki harbors:
- a CDS encoding uroporphyrinogen-III C-methyltransferase translates to MADLHHEDEFEDEGLSRLGIWIAVVLLILLASLGGAGYYVFQMLRTEQKGLGGEVGKETERVLNLTQQITALQKEVATLHSQVTQLEGKESTQRQRWQNMLDDQAEAFDKNLAALEKQLEMSHAKLQSHIGALQRQIGQTRSDVMIADAEYLLNVASQKLRLVGDVESALKAMQAADELLRLADDPALYRVREALAREIGALKKVQTPDVVGVSAQIMALEDRISALSLRLPHMGKVAPKQEGDGEEGGLLEKWQEVLTIRRRETDQSVEAILTPEEVEAIRHALILKLETARLAAVRGESELFRSSLEGAKRWVQEHFDPETESVQEFMTDLEELKARPVAVKVPEVGRALQLLRRLPQLRLEMDRLTPSEAASDKSAGNGSKPPREESPQPEQAPRSQPPKPAQP